ttgtgtttatgtagtcttgtttgtgtttatgtgtctgtgtagtcttgtttgtgtttatgtagtcttgtttgtgtttatgtgtctgtgtagtcttgtttgtgtttatgtagtcttgtttgtgtttatgtgtctgtgtagtcttgtttgtgtttatgtgtctgtgtagtcttgtttgtgtttatgtagtcttgtttgtgtttatgtgtctgtgtagtcttgtttgtgtttatgtagtcttgtttgtgtttatgtcgtcttgtttgtgtttatgtagtcttgtttgtgtttatgtagtcttgtttgtgtttatgtggtcttgtttgtgtgtatgtagtcttgtttgtgtttatgtagtcttgtttgtgtttatgtagtcttgtttgtgtgtatgtagtcttgtttgtgtgtatgtagtcttgtttgtgtttatgtcgtcttgtttgtgtttatgtagtcttgtttgtgtttatgtagtcttgtttgtgtgtatgtggtcttgtttgtgtgtatgtagtcttgtttgtgtttatgtagtcttgtttgtgtgtatgtggtcttgtttgtgtgtatgtagtcttgtttgtgtttatgtagtcttgtttgtgtgtatgtagtcttgtttgtgtttatgtagtcttgtttgtgtttatgtagtcttgtttgtgtttatgtggtcttgtatgtttttatgtgtctgtgtagtcttgtttgtgtttatgtggtcttgtttgtgtttatgtggtcttgtttgtgtgtatgtggtcttgtttgtgtgtatgtagtcttgtttgtgtttatgtagtcttgtttgtgtgtatgtagtcttgtttgtgttcatgtagtcttgtttgtgtttatgtagtcttgtttgtgtttatgtgtctgtgtagtcttgtttgtgtttatgtagtcttgtttgtgtttatgtagtcttgtttgtgtttttgtgtctgtagtcttgtttgtgtttatgtagtcttgtttgtgtttttgtgtctgtgtagtcttgtatgtgtttatgtagtcttgtttgtgtttatgtggtcttgtttgtgtttatgtcgtcttgtttgtgtttatgtagtcttgtttgtgtttatgtagtcttgtttgtgtttatgtggtcttgtttgtgtgtatgtggtcttgtttgtgtgtatgtagtcttgtttgtgtttatgtagtcttgtttgtgtttatgtagtcttgtttgtgtttatgtggtcttgtttgtgtttatgtagtcttgtttgtgtttatgtcgtcttgtttgtgtttatgtagtcttgtttgtgtttatgtagtcttgtttgtgtttatgtggtcttgtttgtgtgtatgtggtcttgtttgtgtgtatgtagtcttgtttgtgtttatgtagtcttgtttgtgtttatgtagtcttgtttgtgtttatgtagtcttgtttgtgtgtatgtagtcttgtttgtgtttatgtggtcttgtatgtgtttatgtagtcttgtttgtgtttatgtagtcttgtttgtgtttatgtagtcttgtttgtgtttatgtagtcttgtttgtgtgtatgtagtcttgtttgtgtttatgtggtcttgtatgtgtttatgtagtcttgcttgtgtttttgtagtcttgcttgtgtttttgtagtctttatgtagtcttgtttgtgtttttgtagtcTTTATGTAGtcttgtatgtgtttttgtagtcttgtatgtgtttatgtagtCTTTATGTAGtcttgtatgtgtttatgtagtCTTTATGTAGtcttgtatgtgtttatgtagtcttgtatgtgtttatgtagtcttgtatgtgtttatgtagtCTTGCTTGTGTTTATGTAGTCTTTATGTAGtcttgcttgtgtttttgtagtCTTTATGTAGtcttgtatgtgtttttgtagTCTTTATGTAGtcttgtatgtgtttatgtagtgtttatgtagtcttgtttgtgtttatgtagtcttgtatgtgtttatgtagtCATGTATGTGTCAACACTGTTCTAACAATACTTTTTCTAACACCAGTTTGTTTAAGGTAACTTAAGAACATGTCAGCAGATACGAAGATTGCAGAGCTGCTCACAGAACTCCATCAGCTCATCAAACAGACGCAGGTAATCAGTCAATCAAcaagtctgttaacattacaaaagagcaggtaaaaagaccttactcattgctatattacaacgatccggcctatccatcatgagcactttaggaaagcagcaaaagttacagtggtaagaaaaaactgacttattaaaaggcagaaatcttcaggcAGGATCCCcagctcatgacgaaacagccttcacaggcctcgactgcgccgggcttggaaggggatagggggagagatgggataagatgcaggaagagggatagggagcaagggggtggggggaggcaagccgtccatcaacaatccggtggggaggggggttgttctgggaagccatccatcaacaatccggtggggggggggaggggttgtTCTGggaagccgtccatcaacaatccggtgggggggggggttgttctggcaggccatcaaccaacgatcttgaggagcctaagagagctcaagagctctcaggaaagtaggtggttagtgactgagatttacagatagatacatgcagtaatatgatgtactgtatatgcacagagagagagaggagctcaaggtgccagttccccccagtagtctaagcctatagcagcataactaagagctggtctacaccagcaccagccctaactataagatttatcaaaaaggaaagttttaagtctattcttaaaaatacagactgtgtctgcctcccagaccccggctggaagatgattccagaggagaggagcccgataactgaaggctttacctcccatagtacacttagagactgtaggtaatGCGAAATGGATTTTGATGTAGATAGGTGTAGCCATGTTCTTATCATTTCAATCCAAATAATCACTATCTTTCCCCTTTTCAGGAGGAGAGGTCCCGCAGTGAACACAATCTGCTCAACATTCAGAAAACACACGAGAGGATGCAGACGGAAAACAAAAGTCAGTCACAATAACACTTTTAAGTCTTTCTCCATTATATGAGGTCGACTGTACATTTATTTCCATTATTACTTCTGAGTcactttatttactttgtgcCTCTGTTTATTTCAGCTTCCCCATATTACAGGACCAAACTGAGGGGTCTGTACACCACCGCCAAAGCAGATGCAGAAGCAGAGTGCAGGTCAGGAGCCGATCACTTGTTTTCTTATAGCACCAGGACATGTGTAATTCAAATTCATAttccaaaaactttatttgtccccggggggcaattcaaaggcacacagagcagtaaattaacaacagtgcaagtagacgaaacattttaacctaaatataaagtgtcaatttaaatacaacttaaagcttaaacttaacttaaaatacaaaatataaaaagagtagatataagtggacagtgatcagaacagatgtaaacagatgtaaacagaactatgtgcagtaaacgagaaataaatatatatatacagagctatgtgcaagtaggctaacactaaatgataagttaataaggtgcatgctgaataatggaacaacagaactaatataaacaatataactgtaaaggtaaaaatgagataaataaagtgactgtagtgcaatgatggataagaaacatcaggaataaagtaaccagaacttgatgaatactgatataaaaaagatagaataaagtgatgtagtgcatgacaccagataaagcagaggcagttaaggtgcatggcAAATGGAAGGAAGTTAATAACAGCGACAGGGGGAGATGTTTAGAAACAAACTGATCAATGGGAGTCCTTTTTGGAAAATATAATACAGCGGGAATTTGTGAAGCAGgcatgaataaatatatttttgctgtttttgtttaaaaaaactcctTATGTAGCAGATTAAATGGTTCTCCAAAGAGTGGTAGGCTGtcaactttctttctttattccaaTTGTGCTTTATAGGAAACTGGCATAACATTTTAATTAGTCGCAGGTCTGTATGtgcaaataaagaaatcaatttgggatatttaaaaaaaaaagttcaatacagtttttacattttaagttcAAGACAACGTAGCTTGAGAGGTATTCTCaattatttgtttctgttttgacattttcccTTTATTCAGAATGTTTGAGATTTTCTCAGTAAAGCCATACAAGCAGAACATTAAAGTGAACTTTTAGGCCACTGTTCTTTAATTACCAGATGGCATTCATGTCCTCTGAACATTTCTGTCCATGGATTAGATTATCACTTGTAAATGTTCACATaattcttctgtctctctcagcaTCCTGCGCCATGCTCTCGACAAAATAGCAGAGATCAAGTCTTTGTTGGAGGAGCGGCGAATAGGTATGTGtgtgatgaaaagatttatattGTTGGTACAGACTTTTTATAGCTtgaatgttttacttttaaaccATTCAGGTTTgaattttgtgtgtttttcttgttttttattgcagcTGCTAAGATGGCTGGAGTTTACAGCGACAGCGACCCTCCCAGAAAGACGATGAGGCGCGGCGTCCTGATGACGCTCCTCCAGCAGTCGGCCATGACGCTCCCTCTGTGGATTGGCAAGCCCGGGGAGAGGTAGCTGCTGAGGAGTTTCTTctctcatttttcatttctcaaaTTTCAGTAAGAATGTTTGTCCCAACAAGGAATGATCATACACATCGCTGAGTTATCATTTACACAATAAGTTTTTAAAATGCCACAGTATCCTGGTTTCTATTGAGGTATAGCAAGCATATTCATCTTTGTAAAACCAGGATGACGTTTTTGCACTATATGCCAAACATAACCATAAAACTAGAAAAACatcataatataatataatcagGAGAGTTGTGTTCATGATCAGctacacaaacaaatgaagagcTTGTATGGTGCAGATACAAACTGATTAAGTGTTGGTCGTTTTGCATCAGCCCCCCTCCTCTGTGCGGGGCAACTCCAGCCAGCAGTGACTACGTGGCCAAGCAGGGCGACAAGGTGGCAGCCAGGGTGAAGGCCGTGGACGGAGACGAGCAGTGGATCCTGGCTGAGGTGGTCAGCTACAACCACTCCACCAACAAGTGAGAACATGACCCCGTCCTCACGCTGAAGGACGTAAATGATTCCAAGTATCAGGAAGGAAAATTGTGTCTGAACTGACTTGTCTTCACTTCTTTCTCTAGATATGAAGTTGATGATATCGATGAAGAAGGCAAAGAGTGAGTTCATGTTCATCATCTTTATGAGTCACCATGAAGCGTCCCTGTTTTCAGACTCCAGCCTTTAAtctgagtttttctcttttgtgttgttGCCCTCTGCTGTTTTTTCTCTGCATCAGCTGTGTCCTTCAGATCTTTTCAGGTGTAGTCTGACAGTGGCCCAGTGTTGAACAACTGGCGTTTTATATTAGGCACTCTCTGATCTATGGGTTGCATCAGAGCTCTAGTGGTCCTTAGGTACCTGATTCTGTTGACAGGTCGATTTCGAGGTCTGAATAAGAATGGGGAAAAAGAGAGTATGAAAGAAAATCAGTTCCAGATAATGTCCTGATTCCTTTTTCTAACCTGTAAGGATTCCTAAATTATAAGGGGATTGTATTTTTCATAGTGTGTTTGGAGCAGGCAGCACAGTCATAATGTTGAAGACAGAGCAAGCTTTAGTCTTTGTCTGTACGTCACAGCCTGCACACTAAACTCTCCTTAAAGGGCCTTATAGCTGAACCACACCATGGGGACATGTGCATCTATTTGTTGAACATTATAATAACAGATAGAAAAAAGTTGGAAATAATGATCAAATATTGGTTATTCAATAAGCAACGGGTAAATAAAAGAGGTAGCAGTGTCGAGTGTTTGATAGTGGGATGTAGGAGTCCGGACTAAACTGTCAACAGGCGAATGCA
This Labrus bergylta chromosome 16, fLabBer1.1, whole genome shotgun sequence DNA region includes the following protein-coding sequences:
- the sgf29 gene encoding SAGA-associated factor 29, which produces MSADTKIAELLTELHQLIKQTQEERSRSEHNLLNIQKTHERMQTENKTSPYYRTKLRGLYTTAKADAEAECSILRHALDKIAEIKSLLEERRIAAKMAGVYSDSDPPRKTMRRGVLMTLLQQSAMTLPLWIGKPGESPPPLCGATPASSDYVAKQGDKVAARVKAVDGDEQWILAEVVSYNHSTNKYEVDDIDEEGKERHTLSRRRIIPLPQWKANPETDPEALFSKDQLVLALYPQTTCFYRALIHTPPHRPQDDYSVLFEDTSYADGYSPPLNVAQRYVVACKENKKK